The genome window TATTCGCATAGATGTTTTTCTGCTCTGTACAGGAATTCCTCGTTACCCCCCTCCTTATGGAACTATGGTTCGTCCTGTATTTCCTGCACGCCCTCCTGGAGCAGTTAACATACCTACTATATCACGCCCACCAGTTGCAGGGATCCCTGCAGTTCGCCCAATTATTCCTCCTGTTGTCAGACCTGTGGTTGCCCCTAGTGTTACTCCAGCTGAGAAGCCTCAAAACACAGTTTACATTGGCAAGATTGCACCAACTGTGGAAAATGAGTTCATGCTCTCTCTCCTTCAAGTAAATTTTTAAGATTGTTCTTTCTTATGGGGTAGGAACAGGGTTTAGTTATTTAGGGCAAGTGATTGTGTGATGCAActtttttttgagtttttccAGAAGCTACTACTTTTGGCGCTGAGAAAAGCACtaaatcaacttatttttttgaggttttttctttttcttttaaaaaacttgCGTGGTTGATATAATGTTTTTAACTGAAAAGAAATTTCTCCATTATTTTCTTCccagacttttttttatatgtacaaGACATTAGGTATTGTAAAATCCttggttataattataaatatgcttatcctattattttttttttaaagttatgtgGAACTATCAAGACCTGGAAACGTCCTCAGGATTTATCAACTGGAACTCCTACAAGTTTTGGGTTTTATGAGTTTGAGTCTGCAGAAGGGGTTCTCCGGGCCTTGCGTCTCCTTACTAAACTGAATATTGATGGGCAAGAACTGAAGGTATGTCTTCATCTTTGATTACTTTTTCTTTGTATCTTATGTTATAGTATATTTTATGTCTTTGCCTTTTTTATATTGCTATGTGATTGAAGGTATCAACCTGATATTTTGCTTTTGGGCATGACTATACTAAGAGGCATTTGATCTGagattttaatgaatttcaaaattaatgtgattgaattatttgataattaagttTGCTACCGATGAGGAAACAAGAAGATTGgtacttcctttttctttatgtaATGGTTTCCTGAAATTCTTTTGACATGATGGAATATGTAATACATATAGTCTTGTGAAGttctcttttctctcctatttttAAGGggatttgttgttttttttccctttgcCTTAGTTATtggttcattattttattttttattattattttttttgggggggggggggatgggTGGCAGTTTGAAGTTTTAATGAAAATGGACATAAGTACTTTTGTTATATATGGATCTTAAACATTTGGGTAATAATACTCCCTCTGTCCCTTTCTATAAGAGCTTTTTCTAATTGTTTGTtgcatcaattattttttcctcAAGTACCCTTAATTAGTTAACAAATTTTTTAGCcaaagaaaaaaatgctagaTATTAATGAGataaactctctctctcttattagGATTGGAAAAGATAAGTAGCAATCAGGTGAAAAGCAAGTGGAAAGAGAtagatgattaatttttaaaaaaattaagggtagttttggaAGAATGTTACAAATTATTGACAAATTTTAATGTCACTaactaaattaacaaattttcttGAGGAGTGTGAATTTGTTGAAGAATGTTTTTGATGTAGCTGTTTGGTGCATGCCATGAATGTTGAACTCGATAATTGATGGTACTATTGCATCTGCATTTTCCAATTGTATAGATTTTTTTTGAACAAGACACATAATTATTAAAAGTCATCTTGGCACAATACATTTTTTCCCTTATACATCTAAGGATCGTAGCCatttactatatattttttaacaggtCAACGTGAATCAAGCTATGAAAGAAATTCTGGAGCTGTATGTTAAGACAAAAACTGAGAACTTGAAGAACAAAGAAACTCAGGAAGTAGGTGAAAAAAATGAAGGTGAACAACCTTCTAATGCAAACGAGGATGCAAAGGTTGACACAGAACCCTCAAATAAAGAGGCTAGTGAATCATCAAACAAGGAATCCCATGATGTGGCAAACTTTGGGATTGTCACGGATGAAGATAGAGAAGCTGATTGTGAGGCTTTAGAAAAGATTACAAAGATGATAGAGGAAAGGTTGAAGACTAGACCTTTGCCTACACCACCTGCACAGCCAACTGGTGATGGTTCTGTAAATTTAACTTCTGAACAACCTGTTAAAGCCCGAGATGgagactctgttgtggatacaGAGAAGAATGGTAAGGCAAAAAGACACTTCAATTCCTGTATCTATATTCTGTTGAGTGTAGACCCAACAGGGCTATATTTTATCATCAGGATACCTTTATCTCTATTATTcgtaaattaattattcagaaacttttcttttcaaattgtgTAGAATctgctgaaaataaaaatgagaaagagaCGAACAATGATAACAAACCAACCAGTGAACATGAAAGGACTGAAAGCCCTGATAGAAGGCATGATAGAAAAAGCAGAGAGAGGGACCGAGATAGGGAGCTAAAACGAGAAAAAGATAGAGAACTTGAAAGATATGAAAGAGAAGCAGAGCGGGAACGTGTTCGGAAAGAGAGGGAACAAAGACGAAGGGTTGAGGAGGCTGAGCGTCAGTATGAAACATATTTGAAGGATTGGGAGTATAGGGAacgagagaaagagaaagagcgTCAGTAtgaaaaagagaaggagaaggaaaggGAGCGTAAAAGGAGAAAGGAGATACTTTATGATGAAGAGGATGAGGATGAGGATTCTAGGAAGAGATGGCGCAGAAGTGTGATAgaggagaagagaaagaagaggcTGCGTGAGAAGGAAGATGACCTGGTTGACCGacaaaaagaagaggaagaaattgCTGAGGCCAAAAAGAAGGCTGAGGAGGAACAAAAGCGACAAAGAGATGCATTAAAGCTTTTATCTGAGCATGTGGTAAATGGTGGTAAGGAAAATATGATTACTGAAGAGATTACTAATGAAGTTAAAAGCATTGTTGTTGAACAAGATACTGTAGCTGACTATAGTCGTGAAGATCATATTGGTAATTTTCATAACTATTTGTGGTTTgctttctctctccctctcataTTAATATCGTAATGCTTTACAATGACAGGTGACGGTAATTCAATAAATGTCATCATTGATGAATCAACCATAGCATCTGTTGCTCCAACTGATGCACAGTCAGGTGGCAATGCTCCTACAAAGAAATTGGGGTTTGGTCTAGTTGGTTCAGGGAAAAGAACATCTGTCCCTTCTGTTTTCCATGAagaggatgatgatgatgcacACAAGGACAAAAAAATGAGGCCATTGGTTCCAATTGATTACTCAACTGAAGAATTGCAGGCTGTTCAACCTACAGTTTCTGGGCCAACACCACCAAATTTGGCTGCTGCTGCAGAATTTGCAAAGCGTATATCCAGTACAAATTTCAAGGAAGAGAAGCTGGATGGAGAACGGGATAGAAGTAGGCGTTCAAATGAGAAGTCTAACCACCGGGACAGGAGTGATGAAGATGGCACGCACAACAGAGATGAAAACAAGGAGAGAATTCCTGGCCGTGACAGGGATCGAGATCATGGATCGGAGAAACTCAAAACTTCTGATAATAAGAGGCTTTTGGATGCAAAACAATTGATTGATATGATACCAAAGACCAAGGAGGAGTTGTTCTCATATGAGATAGACTGGGCAGTGTATGATAAGGTACATGATCCTAATCTGcagatttttatttgttattatttgattttaaattaataaaaagagttGGCTGATCTATATTTCATTTGGCTTGAGCCAGACTGGTGTACCTTAATTGCTTTTTTGTGGCCATTAGTGTAATGTAATTATGTAAGGTTATTGACAGAAAGATTGAAGCAAGTAGTAGTTGTGTGTGGAAGGAACTGTTCTGGGAGCCTTGAAAAACAACGAAAGTTTGAGGAGTCCATAGAATTTTATGAATGAACTTCCCACCAATGAttggaaaggaaaaaatatctttcaatcccttgatttttatatattttgggaTTTTATAGAAACATAAGAATATGAATAGTGGAGGCCAGATAGGAGTCTTCTCATCTTTTTAGGAACACAATCAACTTTATATTAAACTGTTTTGTTTGtacttgttttttattatttgggttTGTGCAGTCTGAAATGTGGATAATGTTGTTCTATGTTCCTAATATTTGGTTTAATATATGTTCTTTTTCAGCATCAATTACATGATAGAATGAGACCGTGgatttcaaagaaaatcaaagagTTTTTGGGGGAAGAAGAAACTACATTGATAGATTATATTGTTTCCAGTACACAAGAACATGTGAAAGCATCACAAATGCTTGAGCGACTTCAGATAATTTTGGATGAAGAGGCTGAAATGTTCGTTCTGAAGATGTGGAGGATGCTTATCTTTGAAATAAAGAAGGTAGAGTCGGGGCTAGCTTTGAGgtcaaaatcatgatttttttaatcaatttatgtTCTTCCTTCCCTTTTCTGCTGGATTGATATTTTAACCATGATCCTTGACATGTCTTTACCCTAAATTGTAAAATGGCTGCATAATCATAAACGGTTGAATGTAATTTTTCAGTCTGGATTGCTTCAACATTCAAGTAGTTACCTGGATAAAACCCCGTTTTCTTCATCCGCGAGAATCCGGTGGCAATTTTTGTCATGTGAATAGTGTagaactttgttttttttttttttaaagctgCTTGGAGAGAGGTAGCCGACAGCTGCCTAGGTTTACAACGTGGAATTGTAAATTCAACACTTCAACGTCAAATTTGGAAtatagcatttttttaaaaatatacaagaaAATTGCGGCTTTGGGTAGGGACTAGGCTAGGCCAATTATTTAGATTTggattaattagttaattattgtAATCCATCCATCCGATCCCAAATTTAAGGAAAACACCTAATTCAAACCAGTTGGTTGAGAAagttaattaattgtatttaattatatcaattttaattaaaaattaacttttttaaacttatttttcattaaactttgatatcaagaataaaaaaaaatcattaaaattaaaatcttaattaaataaaagatattttaaaaataataaccttaaaagaaatataactaattaaaattttcttatatttcaaatcaagagaaaaatgttttttcttcttgtatttgaaaattatatactgattttcctttttggtcTTAAACCCAAAACACAAGTTGGTTTCTAGGCTTATTTTGGGCTAGTGTCCAAATGGCCCTATTCTCTTTGTAGGGCTGTTGGCCCATCTCTAACCAAGGAccaaaaaggcaaaaacacttgTAAGTCATTGTTTGCAAGAAGTGGATGTTGCGGCAGTTATTTCATGCACCTTCAATTTTGCTTCCCGCACATTTTTAAGCTTCCAGAACACTTAATctgaaatgtaaaattacattctgAAAACACCTTTCCCAAATGTAATTTTACCTTTCAGATTAGGTGGAAGAAGCAACTAGGGAGGTACAGGAAGTAATTGCCGGATGTTGCTTGCTATTAGTATTAGATTTAGGGGGAAAGTGGATAGACAGATTGATAGACCAAATATTAGGCAAAAGGGAATATAAATAGATTTGTTTATGTTTCAAAAGAAGCATTTTTACTTACTATAGAGTTGGAAGAATGGAAATTAGAAGAATAATAGAGTAAATACAGGAGGTTTGGAGATATTCTCCCTAGTACATGATCTAAGTGGGTTTTGATAATGTGCCTAAATATAACACTACGTACAAAATAAGAATCTCGCAAGACATATGAGTGATGGCTTTGTTCCACTAGAATCTAATTTTACATAAATCtctattattaaatattgtacTCTACCTGCGTCAtactaattttatcatttttaggaTTTGTTTCAATGtgtttgtattatatttttacatcCTCAACTCTCTTGTTTGTCTCTTACTCTACATCCCCCACTTGTCCATATATTGTAATATGGGTcaccattattttcttttttatttaattgttttgtgatacattctttcctttaatGTTCTTACCATTTTTATACTAGGAGCGAGGCCGAATTCATtaagaacattgttaaaaatGCTTTACACAAACTGAAACTCATATACCCAATTGAATTGAAAGAACTTATTAGATTTAGGGAAACTATGACTGGATTGAATCATTATTGGAAATTAGCCCAATAGATATTCGAGAGATTGGAATGTGTATGGGGCATGTGAGTCATAAGTAAGACTACCCTGGCAATTGCTTTACATGCCAAACTGTTTTCTCAATTTGAAGGTCAGCTTTCTTGTGCAACAAACTTTTCTGAGTTGTTTCCAGGAATTTCTCAATACAAATCAACCTGATAGTGGACAGCAagtttgttttttcaaaagaagTATCAAGACATCCAAATAAAGTATCAAAACATTTACAATAATAAGTAACTATCTTGATAACTATTTATCAATAATACATCAATAGTATGATGCATAACAAGTTTGCTTTATAGAATATATGAAAACAAGTATCAAGACTCATCCAAACTAAGTATCAAAACATTTACAAAAAAGCATTAAGTAACCTGCAGTTATCCAGATAACTACACAAAATGTCTATCACTTCAGATGCTTTGAGTCACGTGAATACCAAGTAGGTGCTTGATTTTAGCTGAGATTAGTACCTGCAATTAAACAAGTGAATACCACATCAGGCACTGTTTTTCTTaccagaaaaaattaaaaacaattttctgaaaattacaaaatccaAAGAACCTTCGATCCTAAATCTTCGTTTTCAGCCATTGAATGGTGACcattaaaaatacaattgtGAATCCACAAAATCTCAAATGCAAcaaaacttcaatttttaaaacaaaaaggaaataaaaattacaacagCTTTAAACAAAGTTTGTAGTTGATAGATTTGAGATTGGAAATGAACCTTGAACATCCACCAACAGATTGATAACAAACCATGCACAGAAAACACCGAAACTGATCAATAATGGCTTTTATCTAGATagtttgtaatttgtccagtAGTTTTTTGTGACTATTGCAAGTCTTACATCTTTAACAagtgaattatttagaattttatttgttttgttttggccAGTAGAATTCCTATTCAATTCCCTTTTGTTTTGGTCAGCAGTTTGCACCTGCTAGAAGGAATGATTGTATAACCCTGCCCCCTCCCTCCACAAAGCATTATCTAATCTAACGTAGGAAGGCAAATAACCCAGTCTAAAAATGTTTACCAGGAGGTTCTTCCTTTACATGACTTCTCCCAAGAGTAAAAAAACATCTCAATCATAATCCTGTCACTCACTTTCTTATCTGTTATAGACCAACTAGTCTATATTAGTATATTTATATCATTTGGGTAACAGTGAGATTGTGATTTTGGCCATGTTGCCAAAACTGTGAAGGAATGAAGAAAACAGTGTTATAACTAATCattattttccattttattaCTTTCTGACCTATAGCACTACATTTATGTTTATGTTCCACTAATTCCTTCTTTAAGTGTCTTTTCTTGTCaatcattttttgaactttgcaCAAATAAGTATTCTTGGTGATAGAGACTATCTAGATATTCGTCTGTGTAACTACAGAGTTCTTTGGTTTGTGTGTTTATTACTATTTCACATGGGGTTCAATTGGTGAAATGTTTTTCATGTGCAAGACAGCTAGAGGAAGTGATGAATCCATAAGTGAGTTCAGGGGTATACCAAGATACTCAGAAAAATGTGATGAACTAACCACTCCTTCTCATAGTCTCATTTGAGTAAGAGTAGACTGCAAAACAACACAATACAACCATAAGAACTTGAATTTCAATCACTAACAGACAGAAATTACGTTGCATTaaccaaagaaaaaagagaaaaaggttaCCATGCTTGAAGTATAACATGGCAATGATATCATCTAAACCACAccattttagttaatttctcaacctttatatattctttttcagCCAAATCATAGAggacacataatttaaaattcctcATGCTTCAGTTAAGCATGTTTCGTCTCATTTTTTCTCTAAACTGCCTCAAGACCCACATCAGAAGTTGCCAGGCTCTAAACAACCATTTTTTCTTGCTTTAGTTTCTTAGTAACGTCAAAAGGATTCCAAATATtactattttcttaaaacttttcttttacgAACATTTCTTTCTTGCTCTACTTATAAACACAATTTCTAAGCATACTTTGTGAAATGGGGCTGAGAGATTTGGAAGGGGAAggtgagagagagaagagtCCGTAAATAATTTAGAGGGGAAAAGGAAAGATAAAAAGATAGAGACTCGCAAGCTTTTAATTTCTAGTGAGCAGAGCGAATCGTAACCTGCGAGTTGTGACCATAAGgtaatattattatatgtagTCTTTACAAAAGTAGGAAACtttttcaaagagaataagGATAGTATACTTCAATCTCTCTTTCTCTATATCTGTGCcattttcaattcaattaaaacCACCAAAAGGATAAATTTGAGAAAGTCTATGTTATTCCCTGGATCAAAATAAGTAACTAAAACTTGGGCAAATACAAGATGTATATTCCACTACCAATAAGATACTTAAAGTCAAAGGTATATTTTACCCAACTACCAAGCAACAAATCTAACAAACATAAATCTAtcagaaagtttttttttttttgaaaaggaaCTATCAGAAAGTGTAATTGCCTACTGCAAAGGCAATCCTTTGCCTTTAAAAGTTTTGGGAACAAGTCTTTATTCAAGAAGTAAAGAAGCATGCAAAAGTGAATCTAGAAAGCTCCAAAAGACTTCAAATGTGAAAATTCTAGTGTTAAAAATGAGTTTTGATCACTTATATCGATCCTACTGAGCAGGACATAATTCTAGACATTGCATGCTTCCTCAAAGGAGAATTTAGAGATCACATAATAAGTCTACTGGAAACTTGAAATTTCTTTCCAGCCATTTGGGATAGAAAGTCCTTATAGAAAAGTCTCTTAATAACTATTTCACGTAAACATGTACAATAGAAATGCATGACATGATACAAGAAATGGGTTGGAATATTGTTTATCAAGAATCTATCAAAGACTTGGAAGACGAAGTCGATTGTGGATCAATCCAGAGGAAGCGTACGATGTATTGAAATACAAAAGGGTTAGAATGAGTTTAAGTTAAACGAATTTGAAAATTACACATGTTTGTGGTATCCAACTAATATACGATAACATTTACTAACTATTGTATTGTAAATCTTATATCAGTTAATTGAAGCAATAAAAGGCATAATTACAAAAggcaaaattgtatttttggtccccaatttatctttaatttcgattttggtttctctttaaaattattgatgaatTTTGTCCTTCTATTTTATCCAATCACGCAATCTTGGTCTCCCAATTCAGAATTGGACGTTAACTGTCACAAAGAAATATTGATCACCACGTGTTACATTCTTATTGAATAATGACTGCcacgtgtcatgttctgattggtcaatgacaacaacaatgcatttcatttttcataGATTCGACATTCAATCAGAATATCACACATGACAGTTATCATCCAATAAAAACATGACACGTGAAAGTCAATATTTCTTTGTGACAGTCAATGTCCAATTCTGGATTTGAGGACCAAGATTGCGTGATTGGATAAAATAGGAGAATAAAATtcgtcaataattttaaagggagaccaaaattgaaattgaaaacaaattgaaggatcaaaaatacaattttgccTAAATAGGTGAAGTGTGTGATGCTCCTAACATGTCATTTGAATACTTGGTGGAAGATGAGGATGGAGAATGGTCAGTGGAGAGTGTAAAGGGAGTGGGTTCTACCCAATATATGCCTTTGAACATGGCTACTAGCCTACTACTCTAAACAAAAAGGATTGGAGTTAGAGTTTGGGGATACAAGAGAGAGGTATTGCTGAGTTAGAACCCAACAATGCTAATGATATTAATAAGTTGCAAATCAATGGATCTAATTACAACAATGAAGATGACGAGACTAAGAAATTGCATATGCTCCCAAAAAGAAGACTAGGATTGGAaggaaaaattaatgattaatattttacttTGTTTCCTTCAGTTTCAACAGCAGGTAGTACAAAGAGAAAACAACGAAATTTCAAGCATAAGGATTACTATATAAGTTCAATACCTGAAAATCAAGTGAGTGactaaattaagaaattattttctctTGTTTCTTACTACTTTATATATGTCAAATTAATTTGAGTATCTATAATAAACATTGCTCGTTAACACTCTTTTTTCTGAATTTGAAATACGTTATATTTATCAGATTATCCCCTTTGATACTCCAAGTGCATGCTTCCAACATCAATTCAAATCAGACTGTATAAGTGTTAGAAGAATAAGACTTGACCAACAATCAAGTTGACAAATGTTCTGAGTCAGTCATGTTTGATGAGAAGGCTCATGCTCATGTGGAGAATGACAATCCACATCTTCAACAAGATTAGGATCCATTGCTGAGCCGGGAGCATGTTAGTGTTTTGTTGAATTAGAACAAAAGATAAGTGCTTTGGTTTAGACTAGAGACAAGCTAAAGCGAGTCTTGGACTATTGTGATGTTGAATATAACAAGCTAAAGGCTCAGGTTGCAAAAAAACAAAGGGTGCCAGAATGCAAGACTATATCATCACAAACTTTGAAGGACTCAGAGAGTACATCTTATTTACAAAGTGGCCCTGACCAATAAGAAgaaaccagaaaaaaaaaaaaaaactttttagccAAACGATTATTTTAATTGTCGTGAATTTATGCACATGTTGATTAGGTCTTAGCAATATGCTCTTCTTTTActgttttcattattttgtcaCCTTTTTACGTTGACAATGGACCATTTGGTTATTTTGATGTTGGGTCTTTATTCTTTCTGCTTTTTGTTGACTGTTTTATGTTCACACTGAACAATTTATTTtgccattttaatttcattttggtCTTGGCAAAGTTAACATGTTGGTGTTATCGGATTTTGGTGGTCCTCACAAGTTGTCAATacaatagttttaattttttttttataaagatttttCATACTTGTGCTCATTTTAAGAGGGCACTGTTGAAGATTAATCTAGAAAAGTGTAGATATATAATTGGTGGTCCATTATCTAGAGAGTTCTTCATCTATGAAGATGTTGTAGTGTGTTAAAACTTCTTAATGAATgtagaaaaatatcttattatctAAAGTCATAGAAGCACCTAGAATATTATAAAGATGAATGATAGATgatagatgagtctagaagattTTAGGACTAAGTAGTATAAAAGTGTGTAGAAATCACCTATGTAACTTATATAAAGACATAAGTTGTAGCAGCCATGTAATGTATGTCAAGAAGTTAATAAGTACAATTCAAGTTAAGgtgtcaattttttaaaaattcatcctCTTCCTACTCTCATCATTTTTACCATATTCTtccataaaaaagacataacaGCGTTCCATATCCTAACAGGCATCACAATAATATATTACTCATAACCTCTGATAAGTCATTGTTTGCAAAATCTGAAAGACAAAGGTTGATTTGTTTTAGGTTTTagcataatttgttttaaaagaattgacgttaaaatttaatttatagttaaaaagttggtttaaaaaattaatttgattttaataataaaataaattaatataaacatatttatgTGACATGTTCAAAATCAATTCTTGTTGGTGGTTATCTTATCCCAACCCGTGGTCTTCCTTTCTCTAGTGATGACTAGATTGATGATGGAGGTACATGATTGAGAGGTGGTAGATTTTCAACAAATATGAAATGAAttactaaaatttaatataagttTAATGGTCATACACTAaccatgtaaaatatttttaaaatgtcatttaACCATAACTTATCATTAATATGattataaattgtaattggatgaaagtgtaaaaaataaaaattttacacggttaatttatagccattttttctcatttaatatatacaatgtGTTTTTGAATGAAATAACTACCAAAAATAACTCTTAGAATATGATACTGAATCGTTGTTAGTTGAATCACAGTTCAATCATAACACTGCCATTTACTAAAAACGAACAATGTCCTCTGAGAACAAGTAATATGAAGTTTACATCCATCATTATGCAAATTTGATTCCCATTCCAACCAGAAATTCACCTCTACGATGAATTTTACACCATAGTATATTTCGCGCTACCCATAAAATGCAGGggcaaaaacagaaaaagaaaatagatcaTATTCATCATTATCAGATACTTTGAATGGAATAAACCCaatttaattatctttattattggagcctatttattaatctttttcaTCAAATAAATCTAAAGCTAATGATGTTCAAAGCCAAGCAGGGTTCTTCAAGGATGTAACAACAGCCTTCACTTGCAAGTAGTTCTTGAGACTGTATTctcctttttctcttccttgGCCACTCATTTTGTACCCTCCAAAGGGAATTGCTGCATCAAATGTATCAAAGCAGTTAATCCACACTGTTCCAACTCGCAATGCTCTAGTCAAAGTGTTAGCTGTGTTAATGTTTTTTGTGAACACCCCTGCTGCAAGGCCATAGTGTGTGTTATTTGCTCTTTGAATCACATCATCAAGGTCCCTGTGATCAAACACAAAAGATAATTAGTGTTTGAAGCAAAAGTGCAAAGATAATGATATTATTTGCCAATAGGAGTCACTGTTCTCACTTGAATTTTAATATGGTTTGCACTGGACCAAAGATCTCTTCCTTTGCAATCAGCATGTCATCCTGGTTGTTTTTACAATTAGTAACACAAGAATTCACATTTTAAGCATCCTTGATACAATGAgtgcaattaaaaattattattattagagaaATGCTAGCAAGAACTACATAACAATCTTTTAAACACACTTTATTATTCACTACAATATATCGAAAATTGCAAAAAGTTTCTAGTAGGGAGTGTGTTGCTAGCATTCctcttattataattataccTTAACATTTGAGAAGACAGTAGGCTGAATATAGAAGCCTGAGTTGCCAAATCTATCTCCTCCAGTTTCAAGAGTAGCTCCACTTTCAACACCGGACCTAATATACTTCAGTATTTTCTGAAATTGTTCTGAATCAATCTGATTTTTGGATCATACACAAAATCATCAATAGAGCAGACATTTTGAAACA of Glycine soja cultivar W05 chromosome 1, ASM419377v2, whole genome shotgun sequence contains these proteins:
- the LOC114409943 gene encoding RNA-binding protein 25-like isoform X2; its protein translation is MVRPVFPARPPGAVNIPTISRPPVAGIPAVRPIIPPVVRPVVAPSVTPAEKPQNTVYIGKIAPTVENEFMLSLLQLCGTIKTWKRPQDLSTGTPTSFGFYEFESAEGVLRALRLLTKLNIDGQELKVNVNQAMKEILELYVKTKTENLKNKETQEVGEKNEGEQPSNANEDAKVDTEPSNKEASESSNKESHDVANFGIVTDEDREADCEALEKITKMIEERLKTRPLPTPPAQPTGDGSVNLTSEQPVKARDGDSVVDTEKNESAENKNEKETNNDNKPTSEHERTESPDRRHDRKSRERDRDRELKREKDRELERYEREAERERVRKEREQRRRVEEAERQYETYLKDWEYREREKEKERQYEKEKEKERERKRRKEILYDEEDEDEDSRKRWRRSVIEEKRKKRLREKEDDLVDRQKEEEEIAEAKKKAEEEQKRQRDALKLLSEHVVNGGKENMITEEITNEVKSIVVEQDTVADYSREDHIGDGNSINVIIDESTIASVAPTDAQSGGNAPTKKLGFGLVGSGKRTSVPSVFHEEDDDDAHKDKKMRPLVPIDYSTEELQAVQPTVSGPTPPNLAAAAEFAKRISSTNFKEEKLDGERDRSRRSNEKSNHRDRSDEDGTHNRDENKERIPGRDRDRDHGSEKLKTSDNKRLLDAKQLIDMIPKTKEELFSYEIDWAVYDKHQLHDRMRPWISKKIKEFLGEEETTLIDYIVSSTQEHVKASQMLERLQIILDEEAEMFVLKMWRMLIFEIKKVESGLALRSKS
- the LOC114409943 gene encoding RNA-binding protein 25-like isoform X1, whose product is MADSASSPATLPPNPQPSQSAPDLLSQSATPPSSTPLATNPNPNPTLLPPPPTLHFLAGTPPQVPGVLPPSFRPLGPQVPQFSPVPAPNPAYQNPAVPPPGVPGATVAVPPPQMQAMMSYQVQPGNPAMRPFAPIPNGYAAAPNVTPAGIPRYPPPYGTMVRPVFPARPPGAVNIPTISRPPVAGIPAVRPIIPPVVRPVVAPSVTPAEKPQNTVYIGKIAPTVENEFMLSLLQLCGTIKTWKRPQDLSTGTPTSFGFYEFESAEGVLRALRLLTKLNIDGQELKVNVNQAMKEILELYVKTKTENLKNKETQEVGEKNEGEQPSNANEDAKVDTEPSNKEASESSNKESHDVANFGIVTDEDREADCEALEKITKMIEERLKTRPLPTPPAQPTGDGSVNLTSEQPVKARDGDSVVDTEKNESAENKNEKETNNDNKPTSEHERTESPDRRHDRKSRERDRDRELKREKDRELERYEREAERERVRKEREQRRRVEEAERQYETYLKDWEYREREKEKERQYEKEKEKERERKRRKEILYDEEDEDEDSRKRWRRSVIEEKRKKRLREKEDDLVDRQKEEEEIAEAKKKAEEEQKRQRDALKLLSEHVVNGGKENMITEEITNEVKSIVVEQDTVADYSREDHIGDGNSINVIIDESTIASVAPTDAQSGGNAPTKKLGFGLVGSGKRTSVPSVFHEEDDDDAHKDKKMRPLVPIDYSTEELQAVQPTVSGPTPPNLAAAAEFAKRISSTNFKEEKLDGERDRSRRSNEKSNHRDRSDEDGTHNRDENKERIPGRDRDRDHGSEKLKTSDNKRLLDAKQLIDMIPKTKEELFSYEIDWAVYDKHQLHDRMRPWISKKIKEFLGEEETTLIDYIVSSTQEHVKASQMLERLQIILDEEAEMFVLKMWRMLIFEIKKVESGLALRSKS